Proteins encoded by one window of Aspergillus puulaauensis MK2 DNA, chromosome 4, nearly complete sequence:
- the PLR1_5 gene encoding pyridoxine 4-dehydrogenase (COG:C;~EggNog:ENOG410PHVT;~InterPro:IPR036812): MMIVPIPGSSTADRVLENSKIVDVSEEDLDQIDAILKTFTPAGARYPPIVQTNT; this comes from the coding sequence atgatgattgTCCCAATTCCTGGGTCGTCGACGGCAGACCGCGTGCTGGAGAACAGTAAGATTGTGGACGTGTCCGAAGAGGATCTCGACCAGATTGATGCTATTCTGAAGACCTTTACGCCGGCTGGTGCACGTTACCCCCCAATTGTCCAGACCAATACCTAG